From a region of the Flavobacterium sediminilitoris genome:
- a CDS encoding pyrophosphohydrolase domain-containing protein has product MKKQLEAVKLFHTTYGLGVSNEIKADLGEQKNKLRFELMKEENEEYLEAVENNDIIEIADALGDMLYILCGTILEHGLQHKIEEVFDEIQRSNMSKLGEDGKPIYREDGKVMKGPNYFKPNFEVILK; this is encoded by the coding sequence TTCATACAACTTACGGACTAGGAGTGAGTAACGAAATAAAAGCAGATTTAGGAGAACAAAAAAATAAGCTCCGTTTTGAGCTAATGAAAGAAGAAAATGAAGAATATTTAGAAGCTGTAGAAAATAATGATATTATTGAAATAGCAGATGCGCTTGGAGATATGCTATATATTTTATGTGGAACAATATTAGAACATGGATTACAACATAAAATTGAAGAAGTATTTGATGAAATTCAAAGAAGCAATATGAGTAAATTAGGCGAAGATGGAAAACCTATTTATAGAGAAGATGGAAAAGTAATGAAAGGACCTAATTACTTTAAACCTAATTTTGAAGTGATATTAAAATAA
- a CDS encoding branched-chain amino acid aminotransferase has protein sequence MDIKTLENIDINLASISKINEVDFENLTFGNTFTDHMLICDYENGVWQKPVIQPYAPFTIDPSAKVFHYGQAIFEGMKAYKDERDDVWLFRPDQNFERFNKSATRMAMPEVPEDVFMGGLKRLLEIEKNWVKKGNGNSLYIRPFMIATGKGVVAAPAVFYRFMIILSPAKSYYSGEVKVLIAEHFSRAANGGIGAAKAAGNYSAQFYPTKLANEKGYQQIIWTDDATHTKLEEAGTMNVFFRINDTLYTAPTSERILDGITRKSIIELAKRENINVDVRPVLVDELIDAAKNGTLKEIFGAGTAAVINPIVGFSYKEDYFELPKIEKSFALDLKEKLTNIQYKVAEDTFGWTVKI, from the coding sequence ATGGATATTAAAACTTTAGAAAATATAGATATTAATTTAGCTTCTATATCAAAAATAAACGAAGTAGATTTTGAGAATTTAACTTTTGGAAACACATTTACAGACCACATGTTGATTTGTGATTATGAAAATGGTGTATGGCAAAAACCAGTAATTCAACCTTATGCTCCTTTTACAATTGATCCATCTGCAAAAGTTTTTCACTATGGACAAGCTATTTTTGAAGGAATGAAAGCATATAAAGATGAACGTGATGATGTTTGGCTTTTCCGTCCAGATCAAAATTTTGAGCGTTTTAATAAAAGTGCAACAAGGATGGCTATGCCTGAAGTTCCTGAAGATGTATTCATGGGAGGATTAAAACGTTTACTTGAGATTGAAAAAAACTGGGTTAAAAAAGGAAATGGAAATTCGCTATACATAAGACCATTTATGATAGCAACTGGGAAAGGTGTTGTTGCTGCTCCTGCCGTTTTCTATAGATTCATGATTATATTATCTCCAGCAAAATCTTACTATTCTGGAGAAGTTAAAGTATTAATTGCAGAACACTTTAGTAGAGCTGCAAATGGAGGAATAGGTGCTGCAAAAGCTGCTGGAAATTATTCGGCACAATTTTACCCTACTAAATTAGCCAATGAAAAAGGATATCAACAGATCATTTGGACTGACGATGCTACTCATACTAAACTTGAAGAAGCGGGTACAATGAATGTTTTCTTTAGAATTAATGATACTTTATATACTGCTCCTACTAGTGAAAGAATTCTTGATGGAATAACCCGTAAAAGTATTATTGAACTAGCAAAAAGAGAAAATATCAACGTGGATGTTCGACCTGTTTTAGTTGATGAATTAATTGATGCTGCTAAAAATGGAACTTTAAAAGAAATATTTGGAGCAGGAACAGCCGCTGTGATTAATCCAATTGTTGGGTTTTCGTATAAAGAAGACTATTTTGAATTGCCAAAAATAGAAAAATCATTTGCACTTGATTTAAAAGAGAAACTAACTAATATTCAATATAAAGTAGCAGAAGATACTTTTGGATGGACTGTTAAGATTTAA
- a CDS encoding DUF4920 domain-containing protein, producing MKKIVCFIAFAFLIISCQDKKDINTAKEIVENQISYATFGDSIAADGAISKEEMLEKFKTLKEGDTIDVKFSSKIEEVCQKKGCWMKLNLADDNSTFVKFKDYAFFVPKNAQEKEAIVNGKAFVSVESVDDLKHYAKDAGKSQEAIDSITEPKVRYSFMADGVLIVK from the coding sequence ATGAAAAAAATAGTATGTTTTATCGCTTTCGCTTTTTTAATTATAAGTTGCCAAGACAAGAAAGATATTAATACAGCAAAAGAAATTGTAGAGAATCAGATTAGTTATGCAACATTTGGAGATTCTATTGCTGCGGATGGAGCAATTTCTAAAGAAGAAATGCTTGAAAAATTCAAAACATTAAAAGAAGGAGATACAATTGATGTTAAATTCTCTTCAAAAATAGAAGAAGTTTGTCAAAAGAAAGGATGTTGGATGAAATTAAACTTAGCAGATGATAATAGTACTTTTGTAAAATTTAAAGATTATGCATTCTTCGTTCCAAAAAATGCTCAAGAAAAAGAAGCAATAGTAAATGGAAAGGCTTTTGTTAGTGTAGAGAGTGTTGATGATTTAAAACATTATGCAAAAGATGCAGGGAAATCTCAAGAAGCAATAGACAGCATTACTGAACCAAAAGTGAGATATTCATTTATGGCTGATGGTGTTTTAATTGTTAAATAA
- the mnmD gene encoding tRNA (5-methylaminomethyl-2-thiouridine)(34)-methyltransferase MnmD, whose amino-acid sequence MKREIIITKDGSTTIHLPDWNETYHSKFGAIQEAEHVFIKNGLDLFKESNISILEIGFGTGLNAFITLLEAEKRKQIINYVGVEAYPVLNEEIKSLNYSKELKVEEKQELFIKLHETEWEKENLITKNFLLKKRKQFFDKIDDVDTFDLIYFDAFGFRVQPELWSEEIFDKMYKALKKGGVLVTYACRSSIKNAMLSVGFTIEKLPGAPGKREMLRAKK is encoded by the coding sequence GTGAAAAGAGAAATTATAATAACAAAAGATGGTTCTACAACAATTCACTTACCAGATTGGAATGAAACATATCATTCAAAATTTGGAGCAATTCAAGAAGCAGAACATGTTTTTATCAAAAATGGATTAGATTTATTTAAAGAAAGCAATATTTCAATATTAGAAATAGGATTTGGTACAGGTTTAAATGCATTTATTACATTGCTTGAAGCAGAAAAAAGAAAACAAATTATAAATTATGTTGGAGTAGAGGCTTATCCTGTTCTAAATGAAGAAATAAAGTCTTTAAATTATTCAAAAGAACTAAAGGTCGAAGAGAAACAAGAATTATTTATAAAGCTTCACGAAACAGAATGGGAAAAGGAAAATTTGATTACAAAAAACTTTCTATTAAAGAAAAGAAAGCAATTTTTTGATAAAATTGATGACGTAGATACTTTTGACTTAATTTATTTTGATGCATTTGGATTTAGAGTACAACCAGAACTTTGGAGTGAGGAAATCTTTGATAAAATGTATAAGGCATTAAAAAAAGGAGGTGTTTTGGTAACTTATGCTTGTAGAAGTTCTATTAAAAACGCAATGCTTTCTGTTGGGTTTACTATTGAAAAGCTACCTGGTGCTCCTGGAAAAAGAGAAATGCTTCGAGCAAAAAAATAA
- a CDS encoding LysR substrate-binding domain-containing protein, producing MTITQLYYVLAVAEHKNFTLAAEKCFVTQPTLSMQIQKLEDELDILIFDRSKKPILLTEIGEKIVKQAKNIVNEAGRIKDIVDQQKGYIGGEFKVGIIPTIMPTLLPMFLNNFISKYPKVNLVIEENTTEDIIKKLKNGHLDCAIAATPLEEDNIKEIVLYYEPFVAYVPDNHSVLEKAEIEISDLDMDNILLLQDGHCFRNGILNLCKNNKFFNDNHFQLESGSFETLIKLADEGLGTTLLPYLHTLDLNEKNKLKLKHFSNPKPAREVSLIYPKNELKIHIINALRDTISGVVRGAIAFHDVEIISPKSKK from the coding sequence ATGACTATAACTCAATTATATTATGTTTTAGCCGTAGCTGAACATAAGAATTTTACTCTTGCAGCAGAGAAATGTTTTGTAACGCAGCCAACATTAAGTATGCAAATTCAAAAATTAGAAGATGAATTAGACATTTTAATTTTTGATAGAAGCAAGAAGCCTATATTATTAACTGAAATTGGCGAAAAGATCGTAAAACAAGCCAAAAACATTGTAAATGAAGCTGGAAGAATCAAAGATATTGTTGACCAACAGAAAGGCTATATCGGTGGTGAATTCAAAGTTGGTATAATTCCGACAATAATGCCTACTTTACTTCCTATGTTTTTAAATAATTTTATTTCAAAATACCCAAAAGTAAATCTTGTTATTGAAGAAAACACTACTGAAGATATAATAAAAAAGTTGAAAAATGGTCATCTAGATTGTGCTATTGCTGCAACACCTCTTGAAGAAGATAATATAAAAGAGATTGTATTATACTATGAACCGTTTGTTGCTTATGTTCCTGACAATCATTCTGTGCTTGAAAAAGCGGAAATAGAGATTAGTGATTTAGATATGGATAACATTTTATTATTACAAGATGGACATTGTTTTAGAAATGGAATTTTAAATCTTTGTAAAAACAATAAATTTTTTAATGATAATCATTTTCAATTGGAGAGCGGTAGTTTTGAAACATTAATAAAATTAGCTGATGAAGGTTTAGGAACTACTCTACTTCCGTATTTACATACTTTAGATTTAAATGAAAAAAACAAGTTAAAACTTAAACATTTTTCAAATCCAAAACCAGCGCGAGAAGTTAGTTTAATTTATCCTAAAAATGAATTAAAAATTCATATTATCAATGCTCTACGAGATACAATATCTGGTGTTGTAAGAGGGGCAATAGCATTTCATGATGTAGAAATAATTAGTCCTAAATCAAAAAAATAA
- a CDS encoding Dps family protein, with the protein MKTNILGLSVKDSEVLINELNLLLSNFQVYYQNLRGLHWNIRGKRFFDLHVKFEEFYNDSQLKIDLIAERVLTLGGTPLHTFSDYISNSKIQVGKNISKDEIAVQLVIDSLAELLAIERAILNLSGDMNDEGTNSMMSDFIAEQEKTIWMLNAWMEDSI; encoded by the coding sequence ATGAAAACAAATATTTTAGGTTTATCAGTTAAAGATTCAGAAGTATTAATAAACGAATTAAATTTATTATTGTCAAATTTTCAAGTTTATTATCAAAATTTAAGAGGATTACACTGGAATATTAGAGGAAAGCGTTTTTTTGATTTACATGTAAAATTTGAAGAATTTTATAACGATTCGCAGCTTAAAATTGATTTAATTGCAGAGAGAGTATTAACATTAGGAGGAACTCCATTGCATACTTTTTCAGATTATATTTCTAATAGTAAAATTCAAGTAGGAAAAAATATCTCTAAAGATGAAATTGCAGTTCAGTTAGTTATAGATTCATTAGCCGAATTATTAGCAATAGAAAGAGCCATTTTAAATTTATCTGGTGATATGAACGATGAAGGTACAAATTCCATGATGAGTGATTTTATAGCAGAACAAGAAAAAACAATATGGATGTTAAATGCATGGATGGAAGATTCTATATAA
- a CDS encoding SulP family inorganic anion transporter, with the protein MFKYLKNDIPSSIVVFFVALPLCLGIALASDAPPLSGLISGIIGGIIVGLISKSRIGVSGPAAGLAAIVASAISSLGSFELFLSAVVLAGIIQIIFGIIKMGVIGYYFPDSVIKGMLTGIGIIIILKQIPHFFGYDLEAEGADSFFSKSGENTFSAILHIVDNITLGSMIIGFLGLFIILFWDNILSKKHAFFKVIQGSLIAVFVGTVIQVIFSTTKDFLIEGKHLVQVPIPDKVTDFVDFISFPDFSQIFSTEVLVIAFTLALVASLETLLSVEASDKLDPEKNITPTNRELFAQGIGNIASGLIGGLPITQVVVRSSANVQSNAKTKMSTILHGILLLVSVLSIPMLLNHIPKSVLAAILIIVGFKLAKPSLFKKMFSLGWTQFLPFIITVVVIVFTNLLYGIFAGLAIGFIVVLIKNYQNSVFLHKKEIQGSNVIEMTFAEEISFLNKASIKKELFDLPDNSTLELDITKTKYLDYDVVEILEDFIIQARNKNIFIHLKSERGIIDNPESFIEFFKLNKKSS; encoded by the coding sequence ATGTTTAAATATTTAAAAAACGATATTCCGTCGAGTATTGTTGTTTTCTTTGTGGCTCTTCCGTTGTGTTTAGGAATTGCCTTAGCTAGTGATGCACCACCATTATCTGGTTTAATTTCAGGAATTATTGGAGGTATAATTGTAGGACTTATAAGTAAGTCAAGAATTGGTGTAAGTGGACCAGCAGCAGGTTTAGCTGCAATTGTAGCAAGTGCTATTTCATCTTTAGGTAGTTTTGAATTGTTTTTATCCGCAGTTGTTTTAGCTGGAATTATTCAAATTATATTTGGAATTATAAAAATGGGTGTAATTGGCTACTATTTTCCAGATAGTGTTATTAAAGGAATGCTTACAGGAATTGGTATTATTATCATTTTAAAACAAATCCCTCACTTTTTTGGTTATGATTTAGAAGCAGAAGGAGCAGATAGCTTCTTTTCAAAGTCAGGTGAAAATACTTTTTCTGCGATTCTTCATATAGTTGATAATATTACTTTAGGATCAATGATTATTGGATTTTTAGGATTATTTATTATCTTGTTTTGGGATAATATTTTGTCTAAAAAACATGCCTTTTTTAAAGTAATACAAGGATCTTTAATTGCGGTTTTTGTTGGAACGGTTATTCAAGTTATTTTTAGTACTACTAAAGATTTCTTAATTGAAGGAAAGCATTTAGTACAAGTCCCTATTCCAGATAAAGTTACAGATTTTGTAGATTTTATTAGCTTCCCTGATTTTAGTCAAATTTTCTCAACAGAAGTTTTAGTAATTGCATTCACATTAGCATTAGTTGCCAGTTTAGAAACCTTATTAAGTGTTGAAGCATCTGATAAATTAGATCCAGAAAAGAATATAACACCAACTAATAGAGAATTATTTGCTCAAGGTATTGGAAATATTGCTTCAGGATTAATAGGTGGATTACCTATAACACAAGTTGTTGTTAGAAGTTCTGCAAATGTTCAGTCAAATGCTAAGACAAAAATGTCAACAATTCTACATGGAATACTATTATTAGTATCAGTTTTATCAATTCCGATGCTTTTAAATCATATTCCAAAATCAGTATTAGCAGCTATTCTAATCATTGTTGGATTTAAACTAGCAAAACCATCATTATTTAAAAAAATGTTCTCTTTAGGATGGACCCAATTTTTACCGTTCATTATAACAGTTGTTGTTATTGTTTTTACTAATTTGTTATACGGAATTTTTGCTGGTTTAGCGATAGGATTTATTGTAGTTTTAATTAAAAATTATCAAAACTCAGTATTTCTTCATAAAAAAGAGATTCAAGGATCTAATGTAATTGAAATGACTTTTGCAGAAGAAATATCATTTTTAAACAAAGCATCTATTAAAAAAGAATTATTTGATCTTCCTGACAATTCTACATTAGAATTAGATATTACAAAAACTAAATATTTAGATTATGATGTAGTTGAAATACTTGAAGACTTTATAATTCAAGCTAGAAATAAAAATATATTTATTCATTTAAAATCTGAAAGAGGAATTATTGATAATCCTGAAAGTTTTATAGAATTTTTTAAATTAAACAAAAAATCTTCCTAA
- a CDS encoding carbonic anhydrase family protein: MKTLNKELQSQITPRKALEILKEGNHRFINNLKAHRNLLEQVNDTSDGQWPFATILSCIDSRTSAELIFDQGLGDIFSVRIAGNIVNTDILGSMEFACKIAGSKLIVVLGHTKCGAVKGACDHVEMGNLTELLSKIQPAVYQESHTKENRNASNSQFVENVSEINVKRNVKNIIERSYVLEKMVENGSIGIVGAMHNIETGVVTFYDEVMYIKDDLNPQFSLDDLRY, encoded by the coding sequence ATGAAAACATTAAATAAAGAATTACAATCTCAAATTACTCCTAGAAAAGCATTAGAAATTTTAAAAGAAGGAAATCATAGATTCATAAATAATTTAAAAGCACATCGTAATTTATTAGAACAAGTAAATGATACTAGCGATGGACAATGGCCTTTTGCTACAATTTTAAGTTGTATTGATAGTAGAACTTCAGCAGAGTTAATTTTTGACCAAGGATTAGGAGATATATTTTCAGTAAGAATTGCTGGAAATATTGTAAACACAGACATACTTGGAAGTATGGAATTTGCTTGTAAAATTGCAGGTTCAAAATTAATTGTTGTTTTAGGACATACAAAATGTGGAGCTGTTAAAGGAGCGTGTGATCATGTAGAAATGGGGAATTTAACAGAACTATTATCAAAAATACAGCCAGCCGTTTATCAAGAAAGTCATACAAAGGAAAATAGAAATGCATCAAACTCTCAATTTGTAGAAAATGTTTCTGAAATAAATGTGAAGAGAAATGTTAAAAATATAATTGAAAGAAGTTACGTTTTAGAAAAAATGGTAGAAAATGGATCTATTGGTATAGTAGGTGCTATGCATAATATAGAAACAGGAGTAGTAACTTTTTATGATGAAGTAATGTATATTAAAGATGATCTAAATCCACAATTTTCACTTGATGATTTAAGATATTAA
- the can gene encoding carbonate dehydratase gives MSDFYKKIIENNKKWVEDKLKIDPEFFNNLAEGQNPPLLWIGCSDSRVPANEIIGAEAGEVFVHRNIANMVVHSDMNMLSVLDYAVNALKVKHVIVCGHYGCGGVKAAMGNSSIGIIDNWIRHIKDVYRLNQAELDGIADENTRFNRFVELNVKEQVYDLAKTSIVQAAWNKNQNLTIHGWVYGLNSGYVTDLGLNFSSDKDLDNVYQLKF, from the coding sequence ATGAGTGATTTTTATAAAAAAATAATAGAAAATAATAAAAAATGGGTCGAAGATAAGTTAAAAATTGACCCAGAATTTTTCAATAATTTAGCAGAAGGTCAAAATCCACCATTATTATGGATTGGCTGTTCAGATAGTAGAGTTCCAGCAAATGAAATAATAGGAGCAGAAGCAGGAGAAGTTTTTGTACATAGAAATATTGCAAATATGGTTGTTCATTCCGACATGAATATGTTGAGCGTACTGGATTATGCCGTTAACGCTTTAAAAGTAAAACATGTAATTGTTTGCGGTCACTATGGTTGCGGAGGAGTTAAAGCTGCTATGGGAAATAGTTCAATTGGTATTATAGACAACTGGATTCGTCATATAAAAGATGTTTACCGTTTGAATCAAGCAGAATTGGATGGTATCGCAGATGAGAATACTCGTTTTAATCGATTTGTAGAACTAAACGTAAAAGAGCAAGTTTATGATTTAGCGAAAACATCAATTGTTCAAGCCGCTTGGAATAAAAACCAAAATTTAACAATTCACGGTTGGGTTTACGGATTGAACTCTGGATATGTAACAGATTTAGGCTTAAACTTTAGCTCAGATAAAGATTTAGATAATGTTTACCAGTTGAAATTCTAA
- a CDS encoding LETM1-related biofilm-associated protein translates to MINPSINGWIDKFFILNEKLKNEKIENSNDLYFKLRKTGIIYGHTVSSDTFDEFLDINLSNDELTKIVFLEALFGIFSIKKNSTSKEDFLKLINTFYKATQKNNYLFLKKLFPNEENSSLHLESIISNRIQTNQNVIAKSFSHIVTNALLFLDVIAFHNFIDNEDFSKKYFEVFEKKIFQMVCIALSVKKEKTSADELLIKLFENSLRYSKVNQIDLINKNDFDFDFLKYDFEKLYFFDLVLMALWSDKKLDKDEIFFINEIATKIDISDVLINDSLIDIHTFITNHKKSISYFNDSNPIKHFYNQTNSTVIKLITRNKKRLTKEIGESKELMLLLAKSTSKDLSDDEKKKVKKQLLDICKTIPSLTIFLLPGGGILLPILVKYIPQLLPSAFNENLED, encoded by the coding sequence ATGATAAACCCTTCAATTAATGGTTGGATAGATAAATTTTTCATTTTAAATGAGAAACTTAAAAATGAAAAAATAGAAAATTCAAATGACTTATATTTTAAGTTAAGAAAAACAGGTATAATATATGGTCATACGGTTTCTTCAGATACTTTTGACGAATTTTTAGACATTAATTTATCAAATGATGAACTTACTAAAATTGTTTTCTTAGAAGCATTATTTGGTATCTTTTCTATTAAAAAAAACTCTACTTCTAAAGAAGATTTTTTAAAATTAATTAATACTTTTTATAAAGCAACACAAAAAAATAATTATCTATTTTTAAAAAAGCTTTTTCCTAATGAAGAAAATAGTAGCTTACATCTTGAATCTATAATTTCTAATAGAATTCAAACTAATCAGAATGTTATTGCAAAAAGTTTTTCCCATATTGTTACTAATGCATTACTTTTTTTAGATGTTATTGCTTTTCATAATTTTATTGATAATGAAGACTTTTCTAAAAAGTATTTTGAAGTTTTTGAAAAGAAAATTTTTCAAATGGTTTGCATTGCACTAAGTGTGAAAAAAGAAAAAACAAGTGCAGACGAATTATTAATTAAGCTTTTTGAAAATTCATTACGTTATTCAAAAGTTAATCAAATAGATTTAATAAATAAAAATGATTTTGATTTTGATTTCTTAAAATATGATTTTGAAAAATTATATTTTTTTGATTTAGTATTAATGGCTCTTTGGAGTGATAAAAAATTAGACAAGGATGAAATCTTTTTTATCAATGAAATTGCTACTAAAATAGATATTTCTGATGTTTTAATTAATGATAGTTTAATTGATATTCATACATTTATTACAAATCATAAAAAAAGTATTTCATATTTCAATGATTCAAATCCGATTAAGCATTTTTATAATCAGACGAACTCAACAGTTATAAAACTGATCACTCGAAATAAAAAAAGATTAACGAAAGAAATTGGCGAGAGTAAAGAATTGATGCTTCTTTTGGCAAAATCAACATCGAAAGATTTAAGTGATGACGAAAAGAAAAAAGTAAAAAAACAGTTATTAGATATTTGTAAAACAATACCTTCATTAACTATTTTTCTACTTCCTGGTGGTGGCATTTTACTGCCTATTTTGGTAAAATATATTCCTCAATTATTACCTTCTGCTTTTAATGAAAATTTAGAGGATTAG